TTAACAATGATTGAAAAACTCTATGGCTCTAAACCAAGCAACAATGGAGCAACCCTTAACAAAGGCTCCAATGTACTAGGTAAGAATTTTCTAGCGAACAAGAAACATATTGATGTTGTATTTTCATTATAAGGACATGTTGATCCAAATCGAATCTGATTTAGAAACTCATCAGTGATATCACCCCATCCAAATTTTGCAGGATGAGGGCCACCCCTGGACCAATCAACCCATGTAATGCTTCGATTTGAGTTGAACTCTGAGTACAACATGTTCGCAAGTGTTGGAATATAATGTTCATCCATGTAACATGGCATGAgacaatgtttttgaaaaatagggTAGTATTTGGTGTCAGACACAATGTGCATTGCAAGGTCACGGTGTACTTCAAACCATTGAGAACCTTTTCTCCAATCTGTGATGTTTATTAAGGGCCACATTTGGGGACTATATCGACCACGACCTGCCTTCCTTGGGTCATCGAAGGAGCCTAGGAAGCTCAAATTTGAGTCCATGAGGTAGTTATAAACAATCTTGAAGTTGAATAATGGAATGCAAGAATCTGAGAGCAAAACAAATCTTTGATTGGAGATGTCAAGTAGGGCATTTGCTAATAGGCGTCTCTCAGCGTCAATCATTGAGGATGTACCCCAATAGACTGGCTACAATAAGAAATGTTCGTATTAGTTTATGAAAActactaatctttttttttttttttgggttaaatgaaAACTGCTAATCAATATCTTGCTGCCCATGCGAATATGAAATATGCTCTGCAAGTGTACATgtacaaacaagaaatattaatGACAAAATGCCTCTATCTTGTCTTGGCTCACTTAACTCGTTTattccgttttttttttttttttaattgtattcttATCATTgtccctcctctctctcttctctctcattctttttaGAGTTTACACCCCATTATTGATGTCTTTAAATTAAAGTTTTCTCTAGTGACACCCCAGATCTGATTTGGATATA
The sequence above is drawn from the Quercus lobata isolate SW786 chromosome 12, ValleyOak3.0 Primary Assembly, whole genome shotgun sequence genome and encodes:
- the LOC115970294 gene encoding glycosyltransferase BC10-like encodes the protein MGNEQHLLQRISKAFYFQLQSSHIFQFFFFVFGLTFGFVACLYLKSFLVSLQAPTYSTLPPISSTVSPPPPPPLELWLSSLVESANGTSNYARVSLKKQEFLTHNMSDQELFQKASMVSQTELSGRQVPKVAFMFMTKGPLPFSLLWEKFFKGHEGFYSIYVHAHPSFNDSEPEDSIFYGRRIPSQPVYWGTSSMIDAERRLLANALLDISNQRFVLLSDSCIPLFNFKIVYNYLMDSNLSFLGSFDDPRKAGRGRYSPQMWPLINITDWRKGSQWFEVHRDLAMHIVSDTKYYPIFQKHCLMPCYMDEHYIPTLANMLYSEFNSNRSITWVDWSRGGPHPAKFGWGDITDEFLNQIRFGSTCPYNENTTSICFLFARKFLPSTLEPLLRVAPLLLGLEP